The following coding sequences lie in one Ictalurus furcatus strain D&B chromosome 7, Billie_1.0, whole genome shotgun sequence genomic window:
- the clul1 gene encoding clusterin-like protein 1 — protein MRVLLFSLALLALLKVFHSAPSRAPPAVSTETVKRLSLEGEKLVDEEVQRALYGIKQMKEVMASNEKKHKQLIKTLENSREKKKEVAEMAQHVVKKLDEAEQQCKETLKSLWDECQPCLQEACKSFYNNTCRRGFATFANKLEGFFHRVNAHFGVPSTREELTVNKSAEMVDLDLRRIEDSFNDLVSKVDILVNRSMALVFRFHSKLDETLQQVFAPKPQEDKEIEAPDSDFMQGIGVGLKEVLESFVDFTSSVMEEFESVITQAFDDLRGVIEEEETEQEKHLLPGFIQNRTLCRDLRRQSAECWQLQNKCQACQGPLFSECPSMRELHIELNEVSGLLEVAKEQYEEVLGIAERHTVDTISWINNMAGQFGWVAELADGGVTNENFFSVTTVENEEAVHVPGEGMNTPAADTKVEVNILNAPPLIFTVPGSLQPQDPAFIQYIANEALGFYKHKIRMEDA, from the exons ATGCGGGTGCTGCTGTTCTCTCTGGCTTTACTGGCCTTGCTGAAGGTTTTCCACTCAGCTCCCAGTCGCGCTCCACCGGCTGTATCGACCGAAACTGTCAAAC GACTCTCTCTGGAAGGGGAAAAGCTCGTGGATGAGGAGGTGCAGAGAGCTCTCTATGGCATTAAGCAGATGAAAGAGGTGATGGCCAGCAACGAGAAGAAACACAAGCAACTGATCAAGACGCTTGAAAACagcagagaaaagaagaag GAGGTGGCTGAGATGGCTCAGCATGTGGTAAAGAAGTTGGATGAGGCTGAGCAGCAGTGTAAGGAGACTTTGAAGTCCTTGTGGGATGAGTGTCAGCCCTGCCTGCAAGAGGCCTGCAAGAGCTTCTACAACAACACCTGCCGTCGTGGCTTTGCTACTTTTGCCAATAAG CTGGAAGGCTTCTTCCACAGGGTAAACGCACACTTTGGTGTGCCTAGCACTCGGGAAGAACTCACTGTGAACAAGAGTGCAGAGATGGTCGACTTGGACTTGAGGAGGATAGAGGACTCCTTTAACGATCTGGTCTCCAAAGTTGACATCCTGGTAAACCGCAGCATGGCACTCGTATTCAGATTCCACAGCAAGCTGGACGAAACGCTGCAGCAGGTCTTCGCTCCAAAGCCACAGGAAGATAAGGAGATCGAAGCGCCGGACTCGGACTTCATGCAGGGAATAGGAGTAGGGCTCAAGGAAGTGTTGGAGTCCTTTGTCGACTTTACGAGCAGCGTGATGGAGGAGTTTGAATCGGTGATCACGCAGGCTTTTGATGACCTGCGTGGGGtcatagaagaagaagagacgGAACAAG AGAAACATCTGCTCCCTGGATTCATTCAGAACAGGACGTTGTGTAGAGATCTGCGCAGACAGTCAGCAGAGTGCTGGCAACTCCAGAACAAGTGCCAAGCCTGCCAGGGACCTCTATTCTCTG AGTGTCCAAGCATGCGGGAGTTACACATTGAGCTGAATGAAGTATCTGGGCTTCTGGAGGTTGCTAAGGAGCAGTATGAAGAGGTTCTAGGTATTGCGGAGCGTCACACTGTGGACACCATCAGCTGGATCAACAACATGGCCGGCCAGTTTGGCTGGGTGGCTGAGCTTGCTGATGGTGGTGTCACGAATGAGAACTTCTTCAGCGTCACCACG GTGGAGAATGAAGAGGCAGTTCACGTTCCAGGAGAAGGAATGAACACTCCGGCGGCTGACACTAAGGTTGAAGTGAACATCCTGAATGCTCCTCCTCTTATATTCACTGTTCCAGGCAGCCTGCAGCCACAAGACCCTGCTTTCATCCAGTACATAGCCAATGAGGCTTTGGGTTTCTACAAACACAAGATCAG GATGGAAGATGCTTGA